Below is a genomic region from Mustela lutreola isolate mMusLut2 chromosome 1, mMusLut2.pri, whole genome shotgun sequence.
GGACACAGACTTCAGGCATGCAGTTTAGAAGCCAAGAGACCCGAGTTCTGGTCCAGTCTGCCACAGACAATGTCACTCACCAGATGTCGGAAACGATACTCCGCTGCCCTGGGCTTGGTTTTACTCCATGTCAAGAGGAAACCTGACCTGGGACATCACCCTCCCACTCCCAGGGCCCGCTGGGAACACAGGAGAGCCAGCATAACCACAGGGGCAACAGCTGGCCGTGGCAGCTCTTCCCACACCCGGGGCCCACCCCCAGGTCCTCTTCTCCCCGCACCCCCTTCTGGCCTCGCACCTGGCCCAGAGCCCTGCGGAGGTGGCGGAGGTGGGAGCAGGGGTCGGTCAGGCAGCAGCTCATCATCGGAGGTGGCGATGGTCTTGATGGCGTTGTGGTAGAGCGGGGTGGAGCTGGGCATGGCGTACTTGGACATCTGGGACATCATCAGTGACAGGGGGTTCTGGGAAGGCGTGGGGTCTGGGGAGGAAGTGAATGGCAGGCTGGGGTTCATGAGGCCGCTGGGAGGGTTGGCGGGAGGCGCTGAGGAGCTGCTCCGGGGGCCACTAGGCGGGAGGGCACCTacagaagcagggagacagaaagagcagcGGGTAACCAGGGAGGGGAAGACGAGTTTGGTGGTTCACATACATGGTAGGCTAGGAAGAGGCCAGCCCCCAAATCTCCTGACTCCACCAGGCACACCTCTACTCCAGTGTTCTGCTCAACCCATTATCACCATTGCCCACCATTGCCACCATTGCCCCATTGCTTCGGGCAGCTCCTGCAGCCTCGGGGCCCCCAGACAGTGCAGACAGCCCAAGAGCAAACCCCTCCAAATGCCTGGCAGAGCCCCATGGCACTCCTTGTGGAAGCTCACACTCAGCTGCTGACATGTGTCCCTCAAGCAGTGTCCACCTCTGCGCCCCGCACAGATGCCTTTGCGTGCTCACCTGCCCCAGTAAGAACACACCACACCGTTCCCCTCCCAGGTCCCCAGTGCCAGAGTCGCATCCCCACTCCCCTACCCCCCGGACCCCACGGCCTGGCTCAGCTGACTCACCCTGTTCCATGCTGCCCAGGGTGGTGGAAGAGTTCATGTTGAGAGGCGGCTGCTTGTTCTGGGGGACCCCAGGGCTGGGCATGGCTGTCTTGGGTGAGGCGACCCAGCCGGGAGAAGGCACCGCCACGGAAGGAGACTTGAGCCTGCTGGGCGAGCCAGTGGGCGAACGGACACTGAGGGAGGAGCTGAGGACCTGTGGCGACTTGAGAGGTCCCGGCGGGTTAGCCGAAGGCAAGGGCACCATCTGTGAGGGGGTCTGGGGTGACTTGAGGTTGGCGGAGGGCGAGGTGACCAGGGGCGAGTGCACCTGGCTCAGGGTGGGCGACTTCAGGTGCCCCATGCCGGGCGAGCCCATCTGATTAATACTGATGGTGAGGTCTGAAGGCCGTCTGCCCAGCCCCCGGTTGGGGGCCGAATGCACGGACCCGGGAGGATTGgatgcagggggaaggggcatgTGGCTGAGCCGGGTGGTGCCCACGTTACCCATGGGCATTGAGCTCTGGTCGGGACTGAACATGTCTTGGGTATTGCCCATGTCCTGGGGCATGGCTTGGAAGGGCCCCTGGCCCCCAGAGAATCCCTGCTGGCCCTGGTTGGGGAACTGCGAGGGCATAAGCATCTTCTGTGGGCCACCCATCATGCCACCGCTGCTGTTCTGGGCCCGCACCCGGGCCATCTCCTCAGGACTGAGGCCCTGAGGCCCCATCATGTCCCCGGGGCCCCGCATCTTCTGTGACATCAGCATCTGCTGCTGTGGGGTCATCTGGACATTCAAgttcatgttcatgttcatgtTCACATTCATGTTCATGTTGAGGTTGCCCGGCCCCATGGGAGGGTCCACCTCTCTCAGCCCAGACTGCCCCATGGGGGGACTCAGGAGGCCCCGGCCTCCGCCGAACTCCATGCCCATGGGGGtgcctgccaggccctcgccacCAGCCATCTGCCCAGGAAACATGGCCGGCTCCATCTGCCGGTGTGCCTGCATCATCCGCTCCATCTCCATGCCCTGCCCCATGGCACCGCCCGCCATGCCCAGGGGGCGCTGCATGCCCATCGACCGCTTCTCCAGCAGCTGGTGCCGCAGCAGCTCCTCCCGGACTCGGGGGGTCATGAATCGCTCTGCTTCACCCTGCCCGCCAGGGTAGGGCACGGCATTCTGGGCAAAATTACTTGGCCCCCCCATGGGGGGCAAGTCTTCGGTCCAGCCCATACCTGGCCTCACAGGCCTCTGCATAGCATTCATGGGCACCTCCATGGGCATCCCCTGCATGCCTCCAAAACCAGGCACCCGTTGCATCTGGTTGCCTGGGAAACGGGGGCCGGGAAAGGGAGGTCCGCCCCGGAGCTGCATGGGATCTTGGACATCCATGGGGCCCCGCAGCGGTGCACCCATGCCAGGGGGCCATTGATCCCCAGGCTTGCTGTGGTAGGGAGGCGGTGGCCCCCTCACCATCATGCCCCCCATGCCCATCATGTCTTGCAGGGGGCGGCCCCCATGCAGCCCTATCTGCTCTTCCTTCCGCCGCTTCTCCTCGTAGTACTCTTCCTGCAGCTTGCGCCAGGCCACCTGCTCTGGTGTCAGGCTGTCCTGGCCCAGCCTCTGCATCATCATGTTCATCTGCTGCCCCATGTCCCCGCCTGGGGGGTGCCCAGGCACCTCATGCTCCAGCGGGGGTCCCCCCAGGCTCTGCGTCTGTGAAATCATAGACTGCAAGGGCTCCTCATACTTTTTCAGCCCACTGGGAGGGGCCGTGGGGGgctgctgggaggcaggaggggcttGTGCTGGTGGTCCCCCCTCGCCGGCTCCTCCTGGGGGTCCCTTGAGGAAGGGCTCCGTCTCCCCACTGCGGAGCAACAGCCGCTCAATGTCCCGCAGTGTCTGGAGGGAACGCTCCCGGTGCTCCAGCTGCTCCTTGGACAGGCCCTCAGAGCCCACCAGGCTCCGTTGCCCGTTTCCTGTGGGGGCAGCCTCCGCGagcagggcagggccaggggcaccACCGGGGTC
It encodes:
- the BCL9L gene encoding B-cell CLL/lymphoma 9-like protein isoform X1 yields the protein MRILANKTRLPHPRRREAPGSPPLSPRGHCPPAPAKPMHPENKLTNHGKTGNGGAQSQHQNVNQGPTCNLGPKGVGAGSHGAKANQISPSNSSLKNPQAGVPPFSSLKGKVKRERSVSVDSGEQREAGTPSLDSEAKEVAPRSKRRCVLERKQPYSGDEWCSGPDSEEDDKPIGATHNCNVADPAMTAPQLGPGQAAQLPLSESSTPGPPHGPLPGLRPDAPGGGGGGVPGKPPSQYVYVFTTHLANTAAEAVLQGRADSILAYHQQNVPRAKLDQAPKVPPTPEPLPLSTPSAGTPQSQAPPLPPPPPSAPSSAPPTLPSDGPPEDASQDLTPNSVGAASTGGGAGGTHPNTPTAATASNPLPPGGDPGGAPGPALLAEAAPTGNGQRSLVGSEGLSKEQLEHRERSLQTLRDIERLLLRSGETEPFLKGPPGGAGEGGPPAQAPPASQQPPTAPPSGLKKYEEPLQSMISQTQSLGGPPLEHEVPGHPPGGDMGQQMNMMMQRLGQDSLTPEQVAWRKLQEEYYEEKRRKEEQIGLHGGRPLQDMMGMGGMMVRGPPPPYHSKPGDQWPPGMGAPLRGPMDVQDPMQLRGGPPFPGPRFPGNQMQRVPGFGGMQGMPMEVPMNAMQRPVRPGMGWTEDLPPMGGPSNFAQNAVPYPGGQGEAERFMTPRVREELLRHQLLEKRSMGMQRPLGMAGGAMGQGMEMERMMQAHRQMEPAMFPGQMAGGEGLAGTPMGMEFGGGRGLLSPPMGQSGLREVDPPMGPGNLNMNMNVNMNMNMNLNVQMTPQQQMLMSQKMRGPGDMMGPQGLSPEEMARVRAQNSSGGMMGGPQKMLMPSQFPNQGQQGFSGGQGPFQAMPQDMGNTQDMFSPDQSSMPMGNVGTTRLSHMPLPPASNPPGSVHSAPNRGLGRRPSDLTISINQMGSPGMGHLKSPTLSQVHSPLVTSPSANLKSPQTPSQMVPLPSANPPGPLKSPQVLSSSLSVRSPTGSPSRLKSPSVAVPSPGWVASPKTAMPSPGVPQNKQPPLNMNSSTTLGSMEQGALPPSGPRSSSSAPPANPPSGLMNPSLPFTSSPDPTPSQNPLSLMMSQMSKYAMPSSTPLYHNAIKTIATSDDELLPDRPLLPPPPPPQGSGPGISNNQPNPMHLNSAAAQSPMGMNLPGQQPLSHEPPPTMLPSPTPLGSNIPLHPNAQGTGGPSQNSMMLPPGGPDSLNAPCGPVPSSSQMMPFPPRLQQPHGAMAPSGGGGGGPGLQQHYPSSMPLPPEDLPSQPPGPIPPQQHLMGKGMAGRMGDAYPPGVLPGVASVLSDPELSEVIRPTPTGIPEFDLSRIIPSEKPSSTLQYFPKSENQPPKAQPPNLHLMNLQNMMAEQTPSRPPNLPGQQGVQRGLNMSMCHPGQMSLLGRTGVPPQQGVVPHGLHQGVMSPPQGLMTQQNFMLMKQRGVGGEVYSQPPHMLSPQGSLMGPPPQQNLMVSHPLRQRSVSLDSQMGYLPAPGSMANLPF
- the BCL9L gene encoding B-cell CLL/lymphoma 9-like protein isoform X2; translation: MHPENKLTNHGKTGNGGAQSQHQNVNQGPTCNLGPKGVGAGSHGAKANQISPSNSSLKNPQAGVPPFSSLKGKVKRERSVSVDSGEQREAGTPSLDSEAKEVAPRSKRRCVLERKQPYSGDEWCSGPDSEEDDKPIGATHNCNVADPAMTAPQLGPGQAAQLPLSESSTPGPPHGPLPGLRPDAPGGGGGGVPGKPPSQYVYVFTTHLANTAAEAVLQGRADSILAYHQQNVPRAKLDQAPKVPPTPEPLPLSTPSAGTPQSQAPPLPPPPPSAPSSAPPTLPSDGPPEDASQDLTPNSVGAASTGGGAGGTHPNTPTAATASNPLPPGGDPGGAPGPALLAEAAPTGNGQRSLVGSEGLSKEQLEHRERSLQTLRDIERLLLRSGETEPFLKGPPGGAGEGGPPAQAPPASQQPPTAPPSGLKKYEEPLQSMISQTQSLGGPPLEHEVPGHPPGGDMGQQMNMMMQRLGQDSLTPEQVAWRKLQEEYYEEKRRKEEQIGLHGGRPLQDMMGMGGMMVRGPPPPYHSKPGDQWPPGMGAPLRGPMDVQDPMQLRGGPPFPGPRFPGNQMQRVPGFGGMQGMPMEVPMNAMQRPVRPGMGWTEDLPPMGGPSNFAQNAVPYPGGQGEAERFMTPRVREELLRHQLLEKRSMGMQRPLGMAGGAMGQGMEMERMMQAHRQMEPAMFPGQMAGGEGLAGTPMGMEFGGGRGLLSPPMGQSGLREVDPPMGPGNLNMNMNVNMNMNMNLNVQMTPQQQMLMSQKMRGPGDMMGPQGLSPEEMARVRAQNSSGGMMGGPQKMLMPSQFPNQGQQGFSGGQGPFQAMPQDMGNTQDMFSPDQSSMPMGNVGTTRLSHMPLPPASNPPGSVHSAPNRGLGRRPSDLTISINQMGSPGMGHLKSPTLSQVHSPLVTSPSANLKSPQTPSQMVPLPSANPPGPLKSPQVLSSSLSVRSPTGSPSRLKSPSVAVPSPGWVASPKTAMPSPGVPQNKQPPLNMNSSTTLGSMEQGALPPSGPRSSSSAPPANPPSGLMNPSLPFTSSPDPTPSQNPLSLMMSQMSKYAMPSSTPLYHNAIKTIATSDDELLPDRPLLPPPPPPQGSGPGISNNQPNPMHLNSAAAQSPMGMNLPGQQPLSHEPPPTMLPSPTPLGSNIPLHPNAQGTGGPSQNSMMLPPGGPDSLNAPCGPVPSSSQMMPFPPRLQQPHGAMAPSGGGGGGPGLQQHYPSSMPLPPEDLPSQPPGPIPPQQHLMGKGMAGRMGDAYPPGVLPGVASVLSDPELSEVIRPTPTGIPEFDLSRIIPSEKPSSTLQYFPKSENQPPKAQPPNLHLMNLQNMMAEQTPSRPPNLPGQQGVQRGLNMSMCHPGQMSLLGRTGVPPQQGVVPHGLHQGVMSPPQGLMTQQNFMLMKQRGVGGEVYSQPPHMLSPQGSLMGPPPQQNLMVSHPLRQRSVSLDSQMGYLPAPGSMANLPF